The genomic region CGATGAGTTGGAAGGCAACACCGAGCTTATTGCCGTAGTCAACAACGGGCTGCTCAAACTCGGACGGAGCGTTTGAAAAAACAACACCCATCTGGGCAGACAACGAGATCAGCGATCCGGTCTTGTCGGCAAGAACCGTGAGATAGTGCTCGATGGGATCTTCGCCGGCGGCCGGCCCAACGGTTTCATGCAGCTGGCCGAGGCACAGGCGCTCGAACGTATCTGCCTGGAGCTCAATGGCACGGGCACCAAGCGTAGAGATCAGTTTGCTCGCCCGCGCGAAGAGCAGGTCGCCCGCAAGAATTGCAACGTTATTCGACCAGGCCATGTGGGCGCTCGTAATGCCGCGACGCAGCATCGCCTCATCCATGACGTCATCGTGATAGAGCGAGGCCAGGTGGGTAATCTCAATGGCGCGGGCCGCTGCGAGCACCTGATCGTTCACGCCGTCGCCAAGCTCCGCCGCAAGGAGGGTCAGCCGGGGCCGCACTCGCTTGCCACCGGCATCAAGAAGGTATCTGGCAGTAGCATCGGCAACCGGCGAGGTGAAGGATACGTCGTTGCGCAGTCCCTCTTCGATGAGCACAAGATTGCGCTCAACGCGGTCGGAAAGCTCTTGCTCTGCCACTGACAGGAGATTGTCGGAGCTGGCAGCGCCTTGGCCTGGCTGATCGTCGAGAGCTGACACCTGTTCCACGTTACCTGTCTTCTTCTGCGGCACCGGCGGTTCCATCGCCCGTTGATGTTGCCTGCGTTGTTGGCACAAATCCGCGGTGGAGGGCAACCAGCCCAAAGGTGAGGTTGCGGTACTCAACCGATTCAAACCCTGCCTCGCGAATCCAGGCGGCAAGCGAAGGCTGATCTGGCCATTCCTGGATCGAGTCGTTGAGGTAGTCGTATGCGTCTGATGCGCCGGTGATGAAGCCGGCAATCGTAGGAAGCACGTTCTGCGTGTAGAAGAAGTAGGGCTCACGGATGATGGCGGCCGGCGGGCGCGAGAACTCGCAGATGACCACGCGGCCACCAGGCTTGGTGACGCGGAACATCTCGGCGAGCGCCTGTTTCGGCTCGTTCACGTTGCGCAGCCCGAAGGAGCTTGTGGTCACGTCGAAGCTGTTGTCCTCGAACGGAAGATTGGTGGCGTCGGCCTCGACAAATTCGATGTTGGGATTGCCCGCGTTGCGCTCGCGCCCAACGGCGATCATGCCAGGCGAGAAGTCGGCGGCGACAACGTGGGCGCCAGACTTCGCAAACGCGGCGCTTGAGGTGCCCGTTCCTGCTGCAATGTCGAGCACTCGCATGCCCTTGCGTGGCTGAACGGCGCGAGTGGTGCTCACCCTCCAGAGACGGGAATTACCAACGGACAGCACGTCGTTGGTGAGGTCATAGCGGGGCGAGACCTCGTCAAACATGCGGGAGACGACCCCCGCGTCCTTAGTACTATCTGGGCGCATCACACTCTCTATGTTAGTGCTACCTTTGTCGCCACTTTGGCTGGAGCACTATCCCCACAGCGAACACACACCTCTGAACCCGATTTGGGACCCGACCTATTCTTCCGCGCGCGGCT from Lysinibacter cavernae harbors:
- a CDS encoding polyprenyl synthetase family protein, producing the protein MEPPVPQKKTGNVEQVSALDDQPGQGAASSDNLLSVAEQELSDRVERNLVLIEEGLRNDVSFTSPVADATARYLLDAGGKRVRPRLTLLAAELGDGVNDQVLAAARAIEITHLASLYHDDVMDEAMLRRGITSAHMAWSNNVAILAGDLLFARASKLISTLGARAIELQADTFERLCLGQLHETVGPAAGEDPIEHYLTVLADKTGSLISLSAQMGVVFSNAPSEFEQPVVDYGNKLGVAFQLIDDVIDLSPAVDETGKRAGTDLRAGVVTLPLLLLRKSAETNAADAELLACIDAEVQKAIAAEEIAALGGVIEDQNDEDFDAVVTALREHEVTRETERVAERWGNEAIAALDQLPEGQIKDSLVKLADTIIHRTH
- a CDS encoding class I SAM-dependent methyltransferase yields the protein MRPDSTKDAGVVSRMFDEVSPRYDLTNDVLSVGNSRLWRVSTTRAVQPRKGMRVLDIAAGTGTSSAAFAKSGAHVVAADFSPGMIAVGRERNAGNPNIEFVEADATNLPFEDNSFDVTTSSFGLRNVNEPKQALAEMFRVTKPGGRVVICEFSRPPAAIIREPYFFYTQNVLPTIAGFITGASDAYDYLNDSIQEWPDQPSLAAWIREAGFESVEYRNLTFGLVALHRGFVPTTQATSTGDGTAGAAEEDR